From the genome of Streptococcus lutetiensis, one region includes:
- a CDS encoding ABC transporter ATP-binding protein: protein MIKTLLAQVKEYKTPSLLAPLCATLEVFFDMSVPFVIAKLIDQGVQAGNLAVAMKYGILMLVLATCGLTTGFLAGKFAAQASAGFAANLREGMYDNIQTFAFSNIDKYSTAGLVTRMTTDVTNVQNAYQMIIRIVVRAPLTIVVSMIMCFVVDQRLSLIFLAAVLILGASLLFIMRKAMTTFNYVFRKYDDLNASVQENISAIRVVKAFVREKYENKKFTKAAENIYRLFVKAEKIIIFNVPVMMFIIFGCIICLSWFGAQFIVGGTLTTGELTSLMSYIFAMMMSLMMLSMIMVMVSMSTASAERIAEVLNEKADIVNPKNPLMEVPNGNIEFNHVHFSYKHGDGEEVLSDIDLSVKSGEIIGVIGGTGSGKTSFANLISRLYDVDAGSVKVGGHDVREYDLEVLRDQVAVVLQKNVLFSGTILDNLRWGNENATDEECMEACRQACADEFIERFPDKYNTWIEQGGSNVSGGQKQRLCIARALLKKPKVLILDDSTSAVDTATDANIRRSFEETIPGTTKIIIAQRISSVQHADKILVLDDGKISGFASHDELLQTNAIYREINEVQQQGSGDFDEEGGNN, encoded by the coding sequence TGTGTGCAACTTTAGAGGTTTTCTTCGATATGTCAGTCCCTTTTGTTATTGCTAAGTTAATTGACCAAGGGGTACAAGCTGGGAACTTGGCTGTTGCCATGAAGTATGGTATCTTGATGTTGGTTCTTGCCACATGTGGTTTAACAACTGGTTTCTTGGCTGGTAAATTCGCTGCGCAAGCCTCAGCAGGATTTGCCGCTAATTTGCGTGAAGGAATGTATGATAATATTCAAACCTTTGCCTTTTCAAATATTGATAAATACAGTACAGCTGGTCTTGTCACTCGTATGACAACAGACGTTACAAATGTGCAAAATGCTTATCAAATGATTATTCGTATCGTTGTGCGTGCACCACTGACAATCGTTGTTAGTATGATTATGTGTTTTGTGGTAGACCAACGTTTGAGTTTGATTTTCCTTGCGGCTGTCTTGATTTTGGGAGCATCGCTTCTATTTATCATGCGTAAGGCTATGACAACTTTCAATTACGTTTTCCGTAAATACGATGATTTGAATGCTAGTGTTCAGGAAAATATTTCTGCCATTCGTGTGGTTAAAGCATTTGTACGTGAAAAATATGAAAATAAAAAATTCACGAAGGCTGCTGAAAATATTTACCGTTTATTTGTTAAAGCTGAGAAAATCATCATTTTCAACGTGCCAGTTATGATGTTTATCATCTTTGGTTGTATTATCTGCTTATCATGGTTTGGAGCACAATTCATCGTTGGTGGTACACTGACAACGGGTGAATTGACATCCCTAATGTCTTACATCTTTGCCATGATGATGTCTCTTATGATGTTGTCAATGATTATGGTTATGGTTTCAATGAGTACAGCCAGTGCCGAACGTATTGCAGAAGTGCTTAATGAAAAAGCTGATATCGTGAACCCTAAAAATCCATTGATGGAAGTTCCAAATGGAAACATCGAGTTTAACCACGTGCATTTTTCATACAAACACGGTGATGGAGAAGAAGTGCTATCTGATATCGACCTTAGTGTTAAATCTGGTGAAATCATCGGTGTTATCGGTGGTACTGGTTCAGGTAAGACATCTTTTGCTAATTTGATTTCTCGTCTTTATGATGTGGATGCAGGGTCAGTCAAAGTTGGTGGACACGATGTTCGCGAATACGATTTGGAAGTTCTTCGTGACCAAGTAGCTGTAGTGCTTCAAAAAAATGTCCTTTTCTCAGGAACTATTCTTGATAACCTTCGTTGGGGGAATGAAAATGCGACTGACGAAGAATGTATGGAAGCTTGTCGCCAAGCTTGTGCAGATGAATTTATCGAACGTTTCCCTGACAAATACAATACATGGATTGAACAAGGCGGAAGCAATGTCTCTGGTGGTCAAAAACAACGTCTTTGTATCGCCCGTGCATTGCTTAAAAAACCAAAAGTTTTGATTTTGGATGATTCAACAAGTGCCGTTGATACTGCCACAGATGCCAATATCCGTCGTTCATTTGAAGAAACAATTCCAGGAACAACAAAAATCATCATTGCTCAACGTATTTCAAGTGTGCAACACGCTGATAAAATTTTGGTTCTTGATGATGGTAAAATCTCAGGCTTTGCTAGCCACGATGAGTTACTACAAACAAACGCTATCTACCGTGAAATCAATGAGGTTCAACAACAAGGTAGCGGTGATTTTGATGAGGAAGGAGGTAATAACTAA